In Candidatus Bathyarchaeota archaeon, the genomic window TCAAAGCGAGTTGGTAATCAGCGAAATAAAAATATTGCTTTTATATTAGCTACCAATTACAGAATGGTGTTTTCATATGTCGAATAAAACAGAGTATGAAGAAGAGAGCTCTATAAGTGAGCGATTAAGTTCAAGAATTAGAGCTCTAAGCAAAGTTACTCAAGTTGTATCAAAGCATACTCTCCTTCATTACACGATACTTTTTCTCATTCTTACTATAGCAGCGATTATTCGTTTACTTCCAATTCGCTGGGGATTTTATCTATCGGAATTCGATCCCTATTTCCAATATAGAATGGCAGATTTTATCGTAAAAAATAATTTTGCATCATGGTATAATTGGCATGACAATATGAGTTGGTACCCTTGGGGGAGGGATGTGCCTGGGACTTCTTATCCCGGCCTTGCATTCACCGCAGTTTTACTCTATGGATTTCTAAATTCAATTGGAATTGAATTAACTATACATCAAGTATGCACTATGTTTCCGGTGATATTGGGCACTTTAACATGCTTGATGGTTTATTTTTTAGGTAAAGAGATATGGGGGAAAACAGTTGGATTATTATCGGCTTTTTTCTTGGCATTTAGTTCTTCTCATATATTTAGGACATCTCTAGGTTTTTTTGATGGCGAGACAATCGGAATCTTTGCAATGGTTTTATCATTTCTTTTCTATTTGAAAGCTATTCAGCCTGAGCGCACTACTCGCTCAAGTTTATTTTATTCCCTTTTAGCTGGATTGTGTTTATCTTATTTGAGTTTTGGTTGGGGAGCTTTTAGATATCCTATCTCTTTATTGGCTTTATTTACATTTATACTAGTTCTGATTGGGAGAGGTTCAAGTAAACTCTTTATTTCTTATGTGATGACTTTCGGGTTTGCTTTTTTGACTATGGCTCAACTTCCAAAGATCGGGTATGCTTTCTTCTATGAAATCACTGCAATTGCTGTTTTTGCAACTTTTGTAGTCCTTCTAATTAGAGAGATTTCAGTAAAGGTAGAAAAAATTAGTTTAAAGACTACATCTATCGGAATTATTTTATTTGCTTTAATTGTAGTTGGGTTCGTATTTTGGAAGGGTGAAATGCTGGAACCACTAGCTGGAAAATTCTTTACTATACTTTTCCCCTCTTCTAGATCGGAAATGCCTCTTGTTGAATCCGTGGCCGAGCATCGTATGGCTACTTGGGCAACTTTCTTCCGTGAATTTGGAGCCATTGCCTTGCTTAGTGTATTTGGTTTTTATTTTGTATTGCAGAGGTTGAGGGACCAAGATCTATTTCTTATGATTTTTGGAATTTCTTCCTTATATTTCGCATCATCTTTGGTTAGGCTCTCTCTTATTCTTGCTCCAGCTATTTCGATATTAGCAGCTATTACGATAATAGAACTGGGAAAACCCTCAGTAGATATCATTAGGGGAACGGTAATATTTCCTAAGAGGAAAATACGCTTCGTATCTAAGGTTGGAAAAGAGTATGGCTTTGCAATTCTTTTCCTATTATTGCTTCTAATCACTCCAACAATAAATAATGCAGTAAATGCAGCTCAAGCTCCTGCCACTATAGTAACATCAAGCTTGCCAACTGTCACCGTGCAACCCCAAGATTGGCTTGAAGCCTTATCGTGGATGAGAGATAATTTGCCTGAAAATGCTGTTGTATTTTCATGGTGGGATTATGGATACTGGATAACAACTTTAGGAGATAAGCATACTCTTGCTGATAATGGTACAATAAATTCCACTCAGATCAATATGATTGCTAGAACATTTCTTTCTAATGAAACTAAGGCCGTACCTATCCTAAAGGAATATGATGTTACCCATATAGCAATTCTTGTAACATGGTATTGGGATGAGGAAATAAATGATGTGAGATATTACGGCTTTGGTGAAGATAGTAAATGGTACTGGATGGCAAGAATTAGTAATGGTTCGACTTACGAAGGAGAGACTGTCCATTATTATAGTAAGCGTGTAGGAGAAGATGAAGAAAGCTACATTAGATATGATCGAGTCATATCAATCGGAGATGAAATAGCATCAAATGATACTATAGTTGATAAATTAGGTCTAAATCCAAACTCTCTTCTTGGCGATCTGATGTTTCGCGGAATTAGTACAGAATATCCTATCGAATCTGAATTTACAGATTTGGTTTTCAAATCATCAAACTTTTTCGTTTTTGTATATAGCGTACAGTATCCAAATCCTACATTACTTTCTTGTGATCTGAGTAATTCAAGTATTACTTATGGCCAGTCAACAACAATTTATGGGGAGTTGCTTGATTATGAATCAAATGGAATACCATCTGCCCCGATTATGCTCCAATACTCAAAAGATAATGGCACTTCATGGGAGGGTAATTATTCAGGAACTACTGATTCGTATGGAAAATATGAATTAGAATTGAATCCAAGCGGCGGTGAATTCTTGGTACGCGCTATATGGAACGGGACTTTAGGCGCGCATCAAAGTTCATCAAGCTTATATAAACCACTACTAGTGAGAAAAGCCACCGGTACTTTTAGCATTGATCTATCCCCATCAGCCATATACTTAAACGATAGTGTAAATATTACTTGTAGCTTCGATCCACCGAGCTTAGATGGAATTGCACGGATTGAATATAGTTATGATGTTGATCAAAATTGGACAACAGCAGTTTATGGTTACATTGATGAGGGAATATCCACACTGAGTTGGACTCCTGAAAATGAAGGTACATATTATATTAGAGCAAAATTTGAATCTTCAGAGAATTATGAGGATACTATCAGCGATATAAGAAAATTAGATGTAATTTCAATAGAATGAGTTGTTCACTAATATCTATATTTTTTTTAAAACTTTGAAGAAAGTCATTGAATTATTTTTTAATAATCTTGTACCTGCTATACTTATCTTGTAAAGAAAATTTTGCAGGATGAGGCGAGACGGTTTTATTTTTACAGACTTTACATCTGTCTTGAATTGTATATAAATTGCATTTGGGGCACTTTTTAATGAGTCCTCTCAACTCAACCTTCTCCCCGTGCCACCCGATTTTTCTAAATCAGTAAGCATATCTTCCACAGTAATCGCCAAGATTTTTTCAGCTTCTGGATAATTATCGGCTGAAACTTCAATGCAATACTTAGGTGCGCCTATAGTGTAAACTCTAATAAGTGAATTATTACTTTTTTTAGATTTAATAGCATTTGTGACAACATTTTTTATATCTTGAACTCCATTAGGATTTAAACTCGCGAGTTCGATTGTGGTTTTAACTTTTACCTTTTCTAGTTTAATTCTAGAATTTATTACTTCGATTAATGATTCAATCCATTTTTGATTTAAGCCAACTTTAGATAAATTCTTTTCTCCACTTTCTGCAGTTTCTTCAAAAGCATCGTATAAACTGCCATATTTTTCAATAATTTTATTTCTGATTTTTATAGTTTCGGAATCATTTGCTTTTAGGTTTTCAGCTGCAATCTTCAAAATTGTATCTGCTTTTTTATCTTTCTTCCATTGTAAGAGTTTTTGACTCTTTTCTGGATTTGTTACCCTTCTTAAGGTTAAATCTACTTGACCCTTTTCTTGATCCACTCTCAGTACTTTTAATACTACTTTTTGTTTCTCTCTTACATGGTCTCTGATATTTTTAACCCAAGTTGTAGATAATTCTGAGATATGAATTAATCCTTCTTTATCCTTATATTCATCTAATTTTACATAAGCTCCATAATCTGAAATTCTTAATACTGTTGCTATAACTAGCTCTCCAACCTCAGGATATGCTTCTTGGCTTAATATTCTAAAGATCCCCCCTCAATATAATGTCTGGATAATTTCACCCTTGATTTTTGCTTTTCCTCCAGAAGGTTCAACCAAGATCTCTTCGCATACAGTACAATTCACATTTAAAGAACTTCTTTCGAATACCGTATTCTCATTTCCACAACTAGGGCATTTTAACCTTATAAATACACTTTTGGGTTTTGGTATCAACTCTTTTCTCAAAATTTTAAGCTCCTATTTCTAACTTTCTTAGCCTGATGCCGAGACGAGGAACCACATAACCACAATCTTTGCATTTAAGCTTTAGTAACTGTTTTTTTGTAGTTTTCGCTGTTCTTTTCAATTCAGGCCATTTCTGCCCACCATATCCGTGTTTCTCTCTTTCGTGTCTTCTGACACCAGCCCTTAAGGTACGCTCTTTTGCCTTCTTATATAGTGATATTGAATGAATAGTATGACGCTTGCATTTTGGGCAATGCGTATTTATCTCTTTTACAAATTTCATGTATCATCCCGAAGTTATTCAACTGTGAAGAAATCGTATTATTTATTCGTTTCGCATATCTAAGATTATGTGAGTATAAATAAACCTTGTTTATTGATCATTTATTTTTATATTTATTGCAGCCCCTCTATCTATTAACACATTAGCATTATCTATTAATAACATAGCGATATCCTCTTTCCTAAATGGCCCATATGTCTTCATGTCTACCCCCATTAATGAGGGCACATCTTCGACAAATCTAACCAACACCTTTGTATCTTCTATAGAATCTTCATTAGATCCTGATTTTTTATCAATCTCACCCCTAAGGATTTTATTCTTAAAATTCTCAAAAGATTGAAAACCCTTTATTAATTCTTCATAAATCATATTTTCTTCTTTTGTCAATACCTTGCTAGGAACTTGGTTTCCTGATGAAATTGTTTTGACCATTTTTTGAAATCTTATTTCAATAGTTTCTAAAAATAGTTTTTCGATTTTATGAAACTCTTTTTTTGAGAGCGCATGTTCTAAACTCTCATTATTGAAATCCTTTTTATTTCTCTTAATTTTCGTTAAGAAGACCATCAATTGCTGATAAAAATCCCTTTCGAGATCTTGTAATTCATCCTTAGTCTTCTCTTCTTTCCAAATGTTGAATAGTTCATTATACATATCTTATCACTTGAGTAATGCTTTACCCTTACAGAGCAATAGAATTGCAGCTGTGGTCGGTAAATTAACTTTTTCTTTCTTATAAGGTCCATACTCTTCGTCCTTTATTCGAAATCGGGGGGACTCAAGTACGAATATACTCATATTACCTTTCCAAGCTAAGGATTCTTTAAAAGGATCAAACTCCTCTAAATTACTAATATCTACTTTTACCGCTCGTAGACCTGTTTTTCCATGTAGTGTTTCTGGCATTCTTATTAATCTATGAGTGTCGGTAGTTACAACAGTGTCTATTCTCGCTGAATTTTCAGTAATAATTTTCCTTAAAATCTCTTTATGTTTTAATTTAGCTTGTCTTGATTCTTTCTTTATTTCATTCAAATGTCTATAATATCCTCTTGTAATTCTGCCTTTCCAACTACTCTCATTAAGCTCTAATTCTTTCAACATGGACTCGATATTTTTTAAATCATATAATTGGACATCTAACCCGATTCCAAGAATATAATCAACTATTTCTTTTCTTTCGCCATCACCCAACCTTCTGGTTTGTTCAGCATTGACATGCAAATGATAGCCCCTATGTCCAGAGAAGTATGAATGTAAATTATTTGGTTGCAGACCAAAATCCGATATAAGCATGTCTATCAGTTTCAGAACTTCTTTTTTTGCTTCATCTAAACATTTTTCACAAACCCACGAATCTACCTTTAATCTTTCAGTTCTACACTTTAGACAACTATTAGGGGCTATGCCTTT contains:
- a CDS encoding RNA-protein complex protein Nop10, with translation MRGLIKKCPKCNLYTIQDRCKVCKNKTVSPHPAKFSLQDKYSRYKIIKK
- a CDS encoding translation initiation factor IF-2 subunit alpha; amino-acid sequence: MLSQEAYPEVGELVIATVLRISDYGAYVKLDEYKDKEGLIHISELSTTWVKNIRDHVREKQKVVLKVLRVDQEKGQVDLTLRRVTNPEKSQKLLQWKKDKKADTILKIAAENLKANDSETIKIRNKIIEKYGSLYDAFEETAESGEKNLSKVGLNQKWIESLIEVINSRIKLEKVKVKTTIELASLNPNGVQDIKNVVTNAIKSKKSNNSLIRVYTIGAPKYCIEVSADNYPEAEKILAITVEDMLTDLEKSGGTGRRLS
- a CDS encoding 30S ribosomal protein S27e, encoding MLRKELIPKPKSVFIRLKCPSCGNENTVFERSSLNVNCTVCEEILVEPSGGKAKIKGEIIQTLY
- a CDS encoding 50S ribosomal protein L44e, which gives rise to MKFVKEINTHCPKCKRHTIHSISLYKKAKERTLRAGVRRHEREKHGYGGQKWPELKRTAKTTKKQLLKLKCKDCGYVVPRLGIRLRKLEIGA
- a CDS encoding DNA primase small subunit PriS, encoding MQSVTSFLKNKFSEYYEKNFGKIRAPECIDNREFGFLLFKKGIMVRHKGFKTIESARNYMKMINPSDVYYSTAYYEKPEASMDKKNWLGADLVFDIDADHLETSCRILHDKWICENCGYSGKGIAPNSCLKCRTERLKVDSWVCEKCLDEAKKEVLKLIDMLISDFGLQPNNLHSYFSGHRGYHLHVNAEQTRRLGDGERKEIVDYILGIGLDVQLYDLKNIESMLKELELNESSWKGRITRGYYRHLNEIKKESRQAKLKHKEILRKIITENSARIDTVVTTDTHRLIRMPETLHGKTGLRAVKVDISNLEEFDPFKESLAWKGNMSIFVLESPRFRIKDEEYGPYKKEKVNLPTTAAILLLCKGKALLK